The Bicyclus anynana chromosome 3, ilBicAnyn1.1, whole genome shotgun sequence genome has a window encoding:
- the LOC112052239 gene encoding myosin-VIIa, with product MVIVTRGDYIWIEPVSGREFDVAIGARVLAAEGRRIRVRDDDGQEQWLPPERRIKAMHATSVHGVEDMISLGDLHEAGILRNLLIRYNENLIYTYTGSILVAVNPYQILPIYTADQIKLYKERKIGELPPHIFAIGDNAYAHMRRYGQDQCIVISGESGAGKTESTKLILQYLAAISGKHSWIEQQILEANPILEAFGNAKTVRNDNSSRFGKYIDIHFNSNGVIEGAKIEQYLLEKSRIVFQGTDERNYHVFYCLLAGLSKEEKKKLDLGEPSDYRYLSGGNSFTCEGRDDSAEFADIRSAMKVLLFTESEIWEILKLLAAVLHCGNIKYEATVVDNLDATEIIEQGNVKRVASLLGVPTQTLIQALTRKTLFAHGETVVSTLSRDQSVDIRDAFVKGIYGRLFVTIVRKINAAIYRPKATMRTAIGVLDIFGFENFDQNSFEQFCINFANENLQQFFVRHIFKLEQEEYNHEGINWQHIEFVDNQDALDLIALKQLNIMALIDEESKFPKGTDQTMLAKLHKTHGLHRNYLKPKSDINTSFGLNHFAGIVFYDTRGFLEKNRDTFSADLLQLIHISTNKFLQQIFQEDIVMGSETRKRTPTLSTQFKKSLDLLMRTLGSCQPFFIRCIKPNEFKKPMMFDRGLCCRQLRYSGMMETIRIRRAGYPIRHSFKEFVERYRFLISGVPPAHKTDCRAATSKICATVLGKSDYQLGHTKVFLKDAHDLFLEQERDRVLTRKILILQRSIRGWVYRRRFLKMRAAAILIQRHWRGKLQRIRYNKMKVGYARLQALIRARVLAHRFRHLRGHIVSLQAAARGYLVRRSYGHKMWAIVKIQSQVRRLIAMRRYRRLKQEAIAHNEALRLRRQEEQRLQHQGNTRAKEIAEQNYRERMYELERRDAELALEEKRQLEAKRTLLQEAARKQDEPVDDSKLVEAMFDFLPDSSSEAPAPKDTSIFSDLPQLRADQQEMVTPMQTTSEDEEDLSEFKFQKFAATYFQGNVTHQYSRKPLKHPLLPLHTQGDQLAAQALWITILRFTGDLAEPRYHTMDRDNTSVMSKVTATLGRNFIRSKEFQEAQMMGVDPEAYLNKQKPRSIRHKLVSLTLKRKNKLGEDVRRKLQDEEYTADSYQSWLESRPTSNLEKLHFIIGHGILRAELRDEIYCQICKQLTNNPSKSSHARGWILLSLCVGCFAPSEKFVNYLRAFIREGPPGYAPYCEDRLKRTFNNGTRNQPPSWLELQATKSKKPIMLPITFMDGNTKTLLADSATTARELCNQLSDKIALRDQFGFSLYIALFDKVSSLGSGGDHVMDAISQCEQYAKEQGAQERNAPWRLFFRKEIFAPWHDPTEDQVATNLIYQQVVRGVKFGEYRCDKEEDLAMIAAQQYYIEYGQDMNTERLYTLLPNYIPDYCLTGVEKAVDRWGALVVQAYKKSYYVKEKVPAYRVKEDVVSYAKFKWPLLFSRFYEAYRNSGPNLPKNDVIIAVNWTGVYVVDDQEQVLLELSFPEITTVASQKTNKVFTQTFSLSTVRGEEFTFQSPNAEDIRDLVVYFLEGLKKRSKYVIALQDYKAPGEGSSFLTFQKGDLIILEEESTGESVLNNGWCIGRCERTMERGDFPAETVYVLPALTKPPPDILTLFCQEGAQHGRRAPTSTFNGTETRDKPHTLLEYAMDHFRLPPKRTTSKALTLSTAKRGAEELWRHSREPIKQPLLKKLQAKEELAEEACFAFTAIVKYMGDLPSKRPRIGNEYTDHIFDGPLKHEILRDEIYCQLMKQLTDNRNRMSEERGWELMWLATGLFACSQGLLRELTLFLRTRRYPIAQDSLQRLQKTLRNGQRKYPPHQVEVEAIQHKTTQIFHKVYFPDDTDEAFEVDSSTRAKDFCQNIAQRLNLRSSEGFSLFVKIADKVISVPEGDFFFDFVRHLTDWIKKARPTRDGITPQFTYQVFFMKKLWTNTVPGKDRAADVIFHFHQELPKLLRGYHRCGREEAARLAALAYRARFGDNKQELQAIPQMLRELVPADLIKLQSSADWKRAIVASYNQDAGMTPEDAKITFLKVIYRWPTFGSAFFEVKQTTEPNYPELLLIAINKHGVSLIHPQSKDILVTHPFTRISNWSSGNTYFHMTIGNLVRGSKLLCETSLGYKMDDLLTSYISLMLTNMNKQRSMRVK from the exons GGTGATTACATATGGATCGAGCCGGTGTCCGGGCGCGAGTTCGACGTGGCCATCGGCGCACGCGTGCTCGCGGCGGAGGGGCGCCGGATCCGCGTACGCGACGACGACGGCCAGGAGCAATGGCTGCCGCCGGAGCGCCGCATCAAGGCCATGCACGCCACCTCCGTGCACGGCGTCGAGGACATGATCTCCCTCGGCGACCTGCACGAGGCGGGCATCTTGAGGAACCTGCTCATTCGCTATAACGAGAATCTCATCTAT ACTTATACGGGTTCTATATTGGTAGCGGTAAATCCATACCAAATATTACCAATTTACACAGCGGACCAAATTAAGTTatacaaagaaagaaaaatcgGGGAGCTGCCACCACACATATTCGCGATAGGTGACAATGCGTATGCACATATGCGGCGGTACGGTCAGGACCAGTGCATTGTGATCAGTGGAGAATCGGGCGCAGGAAAGACTGAATCCACGAAGTTGATTCTGCAGTACCTTGCGGCGATAAGTGGGAAACATTCTTGGATAGAGCAACAG ATCCTAGAAGCTAATCCAATCTTAGAAGCTTTCGGAAATGCAAAAACTGTGCGGAATGATAACTCGTCACGTTTCGGAAAATACATCGACATTCATTTCAATAGCAATGGTGTTATAGAGGGTGCTAAAATAGAACAATATTTACTAGAGAAATCAAGAATAGTCTTCCAAGGAACAGATGAGAGGAATTACCACGTGTTCTACTGTTTATTGGCTGGTTTATCTAAAGAAGAGAAGAAAAAGTTGGATTTAGGGGAGCCTTCGGATTACCGGTATTTATCGGGA GGCAACAGTTTCACATGTGAAGGCAGAGATGATTCAGCTGAATTTGCAGATATACGATCTGCAATGAAAGTTTTGCTGTTCACCGAATCGGAAATATGGGAAATATTGAAACTGTTAGCAGCTGTCTTACACTGTGGAAATATCAAATACGAGGCAACTGTCGTAGATAATTTGGACGCCACTGAGATTATAGAACAGGGAAATGTTAAAAGAGTGGCAAGTTTATTAGGGGTACCAACTCAAACGTTAATACAAGCGTTAACAAGAAAAACACTGTTTGCACATGGAGAAACCGTTGTGTCAACACTAAGTAGAGACCAATCTGTTGATATTAGAGATGCTTTTGTGAAAGGAATTTACGGACGTCTTTTCGTGACTAtagtaagaaaaataaatgcaGCTATTTATAGACCCAAAGCTACTATGCGGACCGCAATAGGAGTTCTTGACATCTTTGGTTTTGAAAACTTTGATCAAAACAGTTTCGAGCAATTCTGTATAAATTTCGCCAATGAAAATCTTCAACAATTTTTCGTTAGACATATATTCAAATTAGAACAAGAGGAATATAATCATGAGGGCATAAATTGGCAACATATAGAATTTGTTGATAACCAAGATGCCTTAGATTTGATTGCCCTTAAACAGTTGAACATAATGGCTTTAATAGACGAGGAATCAAAATTTCCAAAAGGAACGGATCAAACTATGTTAGCTAAGTTACATAAAACACATGGACTCCATAGAAATTACCTGAAACcaaaatcagatataaatactaGCTTCGGCTTAAATCATTTCGCCGGTATAGTTTTTTACGATACCAGAGGATTTCTTGAAAAGAATCGGGACACTTTCAGCGCTGACTTGTTACAGTTGATTCATATTTCTACAAATAAGTTCCTACAACAAATATTCCAAGAAGACATCGTTATGGGTTCGGAAACACGAAAACGGACGCCAACTCTTTCAACCCAGTTCAAGAAATCTTTAGActtattaatgagaactttagGATCATGTCAACCATTTTTCATTCGCTGTATAAAGCCAAATGAATTTAAGAAACCCATGATGTTTGATCGAGGTCTATGCTGTAGGCAACTTAGGTATTCTGGAATGATGGAAACCATTAGAATTAGGCGAGCTGGATATCCAATTAGGCACAGTTTTAAGGAATTTGTTGAAAGATATAGATTTTTGATATCAGGAGTGCCTCCAGCTCATAAGACAGACTGCCGAGCTGCGACCTCGAAAATTTGTGCAACCGTTTTGGGTAAATCAGACTATCAGTTGGGACATACCAAAGTATTTCTGAAGGATGCACATGACTTGTTCCTCGAACAAGAAAGAGACAGGGTATTAACGAGAAAAATTTTGATATTGCAACGATCTATTCGTGGGTGGGTGTATCGCAGAAGATTCTTGAAAATGAGAGCGGCAGCTATTTTGATTCAGCGCCATTGGCGCGGAAAGCTGCAAAGAATTCGGTATAACAAAATGAAGGTGGGATACGCGAGGTTGCAAGCTTTGATACGTGCCAGAGTTTTAGCGCATCGGTTCCGACACTTGCGTGGACACATTGTTTCATTGCAA GCAGCAGCACGCGGGTACCTAGTCCGTCGCTCGTACGGCCACAAGATGTGGGCGATCGTCAAGATCCAGAGCCAAGTGCGTCGCCTCATCGCGATGCGGCGCTACCGGCGACTGAAGCAGGAAGCCATCGCGCACAACGAGGCGCTGCGTCTCCGCAGACAGGAGGAGCAGAGACTTCAGCACCAGGGCAACACGCGGGCGAAGGAGATAGCGGAACAGAACTACAGG GAACGCATGTACGAGCTTGAACGTCGCGACGCAGAGCTGGCTCTAGAAGAGAAGCGGCAGTTAGAAGCAAAGAGGACTTTGTTACAAGAAGCAGCTCGGAAGCAAGACGAGCCAGTAGATGACAGTAAACTTGTGGAGGCCATGTTTGACTTCCTACCTGATTCCAGTAGCGAAGCGCCCGCGCCGAAAGACACTTCTATATTTAGTGATCTGCCACAGTTGAGAGCTGATCAACAGGAG ATGGTAACGCCAATGCAGACAACGTCTGAAGATGAGGAGGATCTGTCAGAATTTAAATTCCAGAAATTTGCAGCAACTTATTTCCAAGGGAACGTCACACACCAGTACTCGAGAAAACCACTGAAACACCCATTGTTGCCATTACATACACAGGGAGATCAATTA gcTGCCCAAGCGTTATGGATCACTATACTACGCTTTACTGGAGACCTTGCAGAGCCAAGGTATCATACTATGGATAGAGATAATACCTCGGTGATGTCTAAAGTAACAGCAACTCTCGGTAGAAACTTTATAAGATCTAAAGAATTCCAGGAAGCGCAAATGATGGGCGTTGACCCTGAGGCTTATCTCAATAAACAAAAGCCAAGATCGATTAGACACAAGTTAGTATCATTAACACTGAAGAGGAAAAACAAACTAGGGGAAGATGTCAGGCGCAAATTacag GACGAGGAATATACCGCTGACAGCTATCAATCGTGGCTCGAATCCCGGCCGACGTCGAATTTAGAGaaacttcattttattattgGACACGGCATATTGCGCGCCGAATTGAGGGACGAAATATACTGCCAAATATGTAAACAATTAACAAACAATCCTTCCAAATCATCTCACGCTCGTGGATGGATTTTGCTATCATTGTGCGTTGGATGTTTCGCTCCTAGtgaaaaatttgtaaattacCTCAGAGCATTTATCAGAGAAGGCCCCCCTGGTTATGCGCCGTACTGTGAAGACCGTCTTAAGAGAACTTTTAACAATGGGACAAGAAATCAACCGCCATCGTGGTTGGAGCTTCAAGCTACTAAATCTAAAAAACCCATCATGTTACCTATTACTTTTATGGACGGCAACACGAAAACATTGTTAGCTGATTCAGCAACAACCGCAAGGGAGTTGTGTAACCAATTATCGGATAAAATCGCGTTACGTGATCAATTTGGATTTTCCTTATACATAGCACTATTTGATAAAGTAAGTTCACTTGGAAGTGGAGGCGATCACGTAATGGATGCAATATCACAATGTGAACAGTACGCCAAAGAACAGGGAGCACAGGAACGAAACGCTCCTTGGAGACTATTCTTTAGGAAAGAAATATTTGCTCCGTGGCATGACCCTACCGAAGATCAGGTGGCTACAAATCTAATTTATCAACAAGTAGTTAGAGGTGTAAAATTTGGAGAATACAGGTGTGATAAAGAAGAAGATTTAGCAATGATTGCCGCTCAGCAGTATTACATAGAGTATGGACAAGATATGAACACAGAACGACTGTATACATTGTTGCCGAATTACATTCCCGATTACTGCCTGACGGGGGTTGAAAAAGCCGTTGATCGATGGGGTGCACTTGTAGTACAAGCATATAAAAAGAGTTATTATGTCAAAGAAAAAGTTCCTGCATATAGAGTTAAAGAAGACGTAGTTAGTTACGCTAAATTCAAGTGGCCTTTATTGTTCTCTAGATTTTATGAGGCTTATAGAAATTCAGGACCAAATTTACCTAAAAACGATGTAATTATAGCGGTCAACTGGACAGGAGTTTATGTCGTTGATGATCAGGAGCAAGTGTTACTTGAACTATCGTTTCCGGAAATAACAACGGTTGCAAGTCAAAAAACTAATAAAGTTTTCACGCAAACATTCAGCTTATCTACAGTTCGTGGTGAAGAGTTTACTTTCCAAAGCCCAAATGCAGAAGACATTCGAGATTTAGTAGTTTATTTCTTAGAAGGTCTTAAAAAAAGGTCAAAATATGTTATTGCCTTACAAGATTACAAGGCACCTGGAGAAGGTTCTAGTTTCTTGACTTTCCAAAAAGGAGATCTTATTATTTTAGAAGAAGAAAGTACAGGAGAGTCAGTGCTAAATAATGGATGGTGTATTGGACGGTGTGAAAGGACCATGGAAAGAGGAGATTTTCCTGCAGAGACTGTATATGTCTTGCCAGCTCTTACAAAGCCTCCACCCGATATATTGACTTTGTTTTGTCAAGAGGGTGCACAGCATGGCAGACGTGCACCTACTAGCACGTTTAATGGAACGGAAACAAGGGACAAGCCCCACACTTTATTAGAATATGCAATGGATCACTTTAGATTACCACCAAAGAGGACCACATCTAAAGCCCTTACATTGTCAACAGCAAAACGAGGCGCCGAGGAATTGTGGCGACATTCCAGGGAACCTATAAAGCAACCATTACTCAAAAAGCTACAGGCTAAAGAAGAATTAGCCGAAGAGGCATGCTTTGCGTTCACTGCTATTGTTAAATATATGGGAGACCTTCCATCAAAACGTCCTCGAATAGGAAACGAATACACAGATCACATTTTTGATGGCCCACTAAAACACGAAATTTTAAGAGACGaaatatattgtcaattaatGAAACAACTGACAGACAACAGAAATAGGATGTCAGAAGAAAGAGGTTGGGAATTGATGTGGCTCGCCACTGGTTTGTTCGCATGCAGTCAGGGTCTACTTAGAGAATTAACTTTATTCCTTAGAACAAGAAGATATCCAATAGCCCAAGATTCCTTACAGAGACTGCAGAAAACTTTGAGAAACGGCCAAAGAAAATATCCCCCTCATCAAGTAGAAGTAGAAGCAATTCAACATAAAACCACTCAAATATTTCATAAGGTTTACTTCCCCGACGACACGGACGAAGCGTTTGAAGTCGACTCTTCGACGAGAGCAAAGGACTTTTGTCAAAACATAGCGCAGAGACTGAATCTCAGATCTAGTGAgggttttagtttatttgttaagatAGCTGATAAGGTTATATCGGTGCCAGAGGGCGACTTCTTCTTCGATTTCGTGCGACATCTCACAGATTGGATTAAGAAAGCACGGCCGACGAGAGATGGCATAACACCACAATTTACATATCAG GTGTTCTTCATGAAAAAATTGTGGACGAATACGGTGCCGGGCAAAGACAGAGCCGCGGACGTGATATTCCACTTCCACCAGGAGTTGCCAAAGCTTCTGCGCGGCTACCACCGCTGCGGGCGGGAGGAGGCGGCGCGGTTGGCTGCTCTGGCCTACAGAGCACGCTTCGGGGACAACAAGCAGGAATTGCAAGCCATTCC ACAAATGCTTCGTGAATTAGTACCAGCGGACCTCATCAAGCTGCAAAGTTCCGCCGACTGGAAGAGGGCGATAGTGGCGTCATACAACCAGGACGCGGGGATGACGCCCGAGGACGCCAAGATCACCTTCCTCAAGGTCATCTACCGGTGGCCGACCTTCGGCTCCGCCTTCTTTGAGGTGAAGCAAACGACGGAGCCGAATTACCCGGAGCTGCTGTTGATCGCTATCAACAAGCATGGAGTTAGCTTAATTCACCCACAGTCAaag GATATTCTGGTCACACATCCGTTCACAAGGATCTCGAATTGGTCGTCAGGCAACACGTACTTCCACATGACGATAGGGAACCTGGTGCGCGGCTCCAAGCTGCTCTGTGAGACGTCGCTCGGATACAAAATGGACGACTTGCTGACGTCATACATCTCCCTCATGCTCACCAACATGAACAAGCAACGATCGATGCGGgtgaaataa